In one Melaminivora jejuensis genomic region, the following are encoded:
- a CDS encoding LysM peptidoglycan-binding domain-containing protein — translation MDHQHHPLKALAALASVVALLAPASQAHSQSVTDAQRATAQQVAERGVPLAELAAGAPDTYVVQRGDTLWSIAALYLNRPWRWPELWGMNLQSVANPHLIYPGQTLYLERTGGHARLRTSRAGAAPGNETVRVSPHTRSESLSSLAVPTLKAHLIEPFLAEPLVVDERELALAPRIIAAQEERFVLGSGDRVYARGPQSSPLELETGSPRKWRIFRNATPLKDPVTGQVLGYEAHFVGQATLVRGESVEQAVNAKGEAFSEIVPATVQLSRTVEEVRIGDRLLPAPERTFSNYAPHAPREDVEAAVVSLYGGTAMRYAGQNAVIAINRGSDDGLQAGHVLRLITRGRTLVDKTDEDRASVRLPHETNGLAMVFRTFERVSYALVLQAQQPVVVGDRLTNPD, via the coding sequence ATGGATCATCAGCACCACCCCCTGAAAGCCCTGGCGGCTCTGGCCAGCGTCGTCGCGCTGCTGGCCCCGGCCAGCCAGGCACACAGCCAGAGCGTCACCGATGCCCAGCGCGCCACCGCCCAGCAGGTGGCCGAGCGCGGCGTGCCGCTGGCCGAGCTGGCTGCCGGCGCCCCCGACACCTACGTGGTGCAGCGCGGCGACACCCTGTGGTCGATTGCGGCGCTGTACCTCAACCGTCCCTGGCGCTGGCCCGAGCTGTGGGGCATGAACCTGCAAAGCGTCGCCAACCCGCACCTGATCTACCCCGGCCAGACGCTGTACCTGGAGCGCACCGGCGGCCACGCGCGCCTGCGCACCAGCCGCGCCGGCGCTGCGCCGGGCAACGAAACGGTGCGGGTATCGCCGCACACGCGCAGCGAGAGCCTGTCCTCGCTGGCCGTCCCCACGCTCAAGGCCCATCTGATCGAGCCCTTCCTGGCCGAGCCGCTGGTGGTCGATGAGCGCGAGCTGGCCCTGGCGCCGCGCATCATCGCCGCGCAGGAAGAGCGCTTCGTGCTGGGCAGCGGCGACCGCGTCTATGCACGCGGCCCGCAGAGCAGCCCGCTGGAGCTGGAGACCGGCTCGCCGCGCAAGTGGCGCATCTTCCGCAACGCCACGCCGCTCAAGGATCCCGTGACCGGCCAGGTGCTGGGCTACGAGGCGCACTTCGTCGGCCAAGCCACGCTGGTGCGCGGCGAGTCCGTCGAGCAGGCTGTCAACGCCAAGGGCGAGGCCTTCAGCGAGATCGTGCCGGCCACGGTGCAGCTCAGCCGCACGGTCGAGGAGGTGCGCATCGGCGACCGCCTGCTGCCCGCGCCCGAGCGCACCTTCAGCAACTACGCCCCGCACGCCCCGCGCGAGGATGTCGAGGCCGCCGTGGTCTCGCTGTATGGCGGCACGGCCATGCGCTACGCTGGCCAGAACGCCGTCATCGCCATCAACCGGGGCAGCGACGACGGCCTGCAGGCCGGCCACGTGCTGCGCCTGATCACGCGCGGGCGCACCCTGGTGGACAAGACCGATGAAGACCGGGCCAGCGTGCGCCTGCCGCACGAGACCAACGGCCTGGCCATGGTGTTCCGCACCTTCGAGCGCGTGTCCTACGCGCTGGTGCTGCAGGCGCAGCAGCCAGTGGTGGTGGGCGACCGCCTGACCAACCCCGACTGA